From Cygnus atratus isolate AKBS03 ecotype Queensland, Australia chromosome 1, CAtr_DNAZoo_HiC_assembly, whole genome shotgun sequence, the proteins below share one genomic window:
- the NEDD1 gene encoding protein NEDD1 isoform X1: MQEGVRFASAGDDVKIWDSSSLTVVEQFNPHIAPHLVSSLCWASNNSFLVTASAVGDKIVVSSCKSKPVPLFEIAEGAKQTCVSLNSSSLYIASGGLDNTVNIWDLKSRRVHRSLKDHKDEVTCVTYNWNDCYVASGSLSGEIILHSVTTNLSSTPFGYGSRQPIRHLKYSSFKKSLLGSVSDSGNVTLWDVNSQNPYHNFENTHKAPASEICFSPVNELLLVTVGLDKRIILYDTSSKKLLTTIVADFPLTTVDFMPDGTTLAIGCSRGKICQYDLRKLTSPVKTVAAHKGCVKCIRLQFSSTFSKSNLKGSSNKPVSKRIEVKAGSNLGANQNIGIKNLASQTSATVSSPLTAPNENKGGEFLQEKTGFPRSCSLDVIPSKETDHGKSADLNNFDDLGRNSLGDVFSPVRDDIIACKANEDPSGKGDGLDFQSYLSGLDFLPQLTTAFPVKRNPVGSNAQGIRSSPLHALVGSPIKEEEEHPETDPKKTNLGKQESKESLKQLSKLNSASAESGTLSPPPPSTASKTAETNERLVKNTQAHLAYDLPLNGTTSTSPKITSPVTAGVASSLSEKIVETIGSSRLNAPLTSIQINFIQNMIQETMDDFREACHRDIVNLQVEMIKQFHVQLNEMHALLERYSVNESLVAEIERLREENKRLRTHF; this comes from the exons ATGCAAGAAGGCGTACGTTTTGCTTCAGCCGGAGACGATGTTAAAATATGGGATTCCTCGTCTCTAACCGTGGTGGAGCAGTTCAACCCACATATAGCCCCGCATCTAGTCAGCTCACTCTGTTGGGCCAGCAATA ATAGCTTCCTGGtcactgcttctgctgttgGTGATAAAATAGTTGTTTCAAGCTGTAAAAGTAAACCTGTTCCACTTTTTGAAATAGCTGAAGGA GCAAAACAGACGTGTGTGAGCTTAAATTCCAGTTCTCTGTATATTGCAAGTGGAGGCCTCGATAACACTGTTAATATCTGGGATCTCAAATCCAGAAGGGTTCACCGTAGCCTTAAG GATCATAAAGATGAAGTTACATGTGTTACATATAATTGGAATGACTGTTACGTTGCTTCTGGGTCTTTGAGTGGTGAAATTATTCTACACAGTGTTACCACCAATTTATCAAGTACTCCCTTTGGTTATGGCAGCCGTCAG cCTATTCGACACTTGAAGTACTCATCCTTTAAGAAATCCTTGTTGGGCAGTGTTTCTGACAGTGGAAATGTAACTCTGTGGGATGTAAATAGTCAGAACCCGTatcataattttgaaaatactcaTAAAGCACCAGCTtcagaaatctgcttttctccagTCAATGAGTTGCTGCTTGTAACTGTAGGTTTGGATAAAAGAATTATTCTCTATGATACTTCGAGTAAAAA ATTACTGACAACTATAGTAGCAGATTTTCCTCTGACAACAGTGGACTTCATGCCTGATGGTACTACTTTGGCTATAGGATGCTCCCGGGGAAAAATCTGCCAGTATGACTTGAGAAAATTGACATCACCAGTGAAAACAGTTGCTGCTCACAAAGGCTGTGTGAAATGCATACGTCTTCAGTTCAGTAGCACTTTTTccaag tctaACCTTAAGGGTTCTTCAAATAAGCCTGTATCCAAAAGAATAGAAGTCAAAGCTGGTAGTAATCTTGGAGCAAATCAAAATATTGGCATCAAAAATCTAGCTTCTCAGACATCAGCAACAGTTTCATCCCCTCTGACAGCACCAAATGAGAATAAGGGAGGAGagtttcttcaggagaaaacaG GCTTTCCCCGTAGCTGCAGCTTGGATGTGATTCCATCTAAAGAAACAGATCATGGGAAAAGTGCAgacttaaataattttgatgaCTTGGGTCGAAATAGTTTAGGAGATGTGTTTTCTCCTGTCAGAGATG ATATTATCGCGTGTAAAGCAAATGAAGATCCTTCAGGAAAAGGAGATG gTCTGGATTTTCAGTCCTACCTTTCAGGTTTGGATTTTCTCCCACAGCTCACCACTGCCTTTCCAGTCAAAAGAAACCCTGTAGGCAGTAATGCACAAGGGATACGGTCTAGCCCACTACATGCACTTGTGGGATCTCCAATtaaggaagaagaagaacatCCAGAGACTGACcccaagaaaacaaatcttgGAAAACAAGAATCTAAAGAATCCTTAAAACAG CTTTCCAAGCTGAACTCAGCAAGTGCAGAATCTGGAACTTTAAGTCCTCCGCCTCCATCCACTGCTTCCAAGACTGCTGAAACAAATGAGCGACTCGTGAAGAATACTCAGGCCCATCTTGCCTATGATCTACCCTTAAATGGTACTACCTCAACAA GTCCAAAGATAACATCACCTGTCACTGCTGGAGTTGCTAGCTCATTGTCAGAAAAAATAGTAGAAACAATTGGGAGTAGCAGACTAAATGCACCTCTGACATCAATCCAAATAAACTTCATTCAGAATATGATACAAGAAACAATGGATGACTTCAG AGAAGCATGCCACCGAGATATTGTGAATTTGCAAGTGGAGATGATCAAACAGTTCCATGTGCAGTTG aaTGAAATGCATGCCTTACTTGAACGATATTCTGTAAATGAAAGCTTAGTAGCTGAAATTGAGAGACTAcgagaggaaaacaaaagactgaGGACTCACTTCTGA
- the NEDD1 gene encoding protein NEDD1 isoform X2, which translates to MGFLVSNRGGAVQPTYSPASSQLTLLGQQYFLVTASAVGDKIVVSSCKSKPVPLFEIAEGAKQTCVSLNSSSLYIASGGLDNTVNIWDLKSRRVHRSLKDHKDEVTCVTYNWNDCYVASGSLSGEIILHSVTTNLSSTPFGYGSRQPIRHLKYSSFKKSLLGSVSDSGNVTLWDVNSQNPYHNFENTHKAPASEICFSPVNELLLVTVGLDKRIILYDTSSKKLLTTIVADFPLTTVDFMPDGTTLAIGCSRGKICQYDLRKLTSPVKTVAAHKGCVKCIRLQFSSTFSKSNLKGSSNKPVSKRIEVKAGSNLGANQNIGIKNLASQTSATVSSPLTAPNENKGGEFLQEKTGFPRSCSLDVIPSKETDHGKSADLNNFDDLGRNSLGDVFSPVRDDIIACKANEDPSGKGDGLDFQSYLSGLDFLPQLTTAFPVKRNPVGSNAQGIRSSPLHALVGSPIKEEEEHPETDPKKTNLGKQESKESLKQLSKLNSASAESGTLSPPPPSTASKTAETNERLVKNTQAHLAYDLPLNGTTSTSPKITSPVTAGVASSLSEKIVETIGSSRLNAPLTSIQINFIQNMIQETMDDFREACHRDIVNLQVEMIKQFHVQLNEMHALLERYSVNESLVAEIERLREENKRLRTHF; encoded by the exons ATGGGATTCCTCGTCTCTAACCGTGGTGGAGCAGTTCAACCCACATATAGCCCCGCATCTAGTCAGCTCACTCTGTTGGGCCAGCAATA CTTCCTGGtcactgcttctgctgttgGTGATAAAATAGTTGTTTCAAGCTGTAAAAGTAAACCTGTTCCACTTTTTGAAATAGCTGAAGGA GCAAAACAGACGTGTGTGAGCTTAAATTCCAGTTCTCTGTATATTGCAAGTGGAGGCCTCGATAACACTGTTAATATCTGGGATCTCAAATCCAGAAGGGTTCACCGTAGCCTTAAG GATCATAAAGATGAAGTTACATGTGTTACATATAATTGGAATGACTGTTACGTTGCTTCTGGGTCTTTGAGTGGTGAAATTATTCTACACAGTGTTACCACCAATTTATCAAGTACTCCCTTTGGTTATGGCAGCCGTCAG cCTATTCGACACTTGAAGTACTCATCCTTTAAGAAATCCTTGTTGGGCAGTGTTTCTGACAGTGGAAATGTAACTCTGTGGGATGTAAATAGTCAGAACCCGTatcataattttgaaaatactcaTAAAGCACCAGCTtcagaaatctgcttttctccagTCAATGAGTTGCTGCTTGTAACTGTAGGTTTGGATAAAAGAATTATTCTCTATGATACTTCGAGTAAAAA ATTACTGACAACTATAGTAGCAGATTTTCCTCTGACAACAGTGGACTTCATGCCTGATGGTACTACTTTGGCTATAGGATGCTCCCGGGGAAAAATCTGCCAGTATGACTTGAGAAAATTGACATCACCAGTGAAAACAGTTGCTGCTCACAAAGGCTGTGTGAAATGCATACGTCTTCAGTTCAGTAGCACTTTTTccaag tctaACCTTAAGGGTTCTTCAAATAAGCCTGTATCCAAAAGAATAGAAGTCAAAGCTGGTAGTAATCTTGGAGCAAATCAAAATATTGGCATCAAAAATCTAGCTTCTCAGACATCAGCAACAGTTTCATCCCCTCTGACAGCACCAAATGAGAATAAGGGAGGAGagtttcttcaggagaaaacaG GCTTTCCCCGTAGCTGCAGCTTGGATGTGATTCCATCTAAAGAAACAGATCATGGGAAAAGTGCAgacttaaataattttgatgaCTTGGGTCGAAATAGTTTAGGAGATGTGTTTTCTCCTGTCAGAGATG ATATTATCGCGTGTAAAGCAAATGAAGATCCTTCAGGAAAAGGAGATG gTCTGGATTTTCAGTCCTACCTTTCAGGTTTGGATTTTCTCCCACAGCTCACCACTGCCTTTCCAGTCAAAAGAAACCCTGTAGGCAGTAATGCACAAGGGATACGGTCTAGCCCACTACATGCACTTGTGGGATCTCCAATtaaggaagaagaagaacatCCAGAGACTGACcccaagaaaacaaatcttgGAAAACAAGAATCTAAAGAATCCTTAAAACAG CTTTCCAAGCTGAACTCAGCAAGTGCAGAATCTGGAACTTTAAGTCCTCCGCCTCCATCCACTGCTTCCAAGACTGCTGAAACAAATGAGCGACTCGTGAAGAATACTCAGGCCCATCTTGCCTATGATCTACCCTTAAATGGTACTACCTCAACAA GTCCAAAGATAACATCACCTGTCACTGCTGGAGTTGCTAGCTCATTGTCAGAAAAAATAGTAGAAACAATTGGGAGTAGCAGACTAAATGCACCTCTGACATCAATCCAAATAAACTTCATTCAGAATATGATACAAGAAACAATGGATGACTTCAG AGAAGCATGCCACCGAGATATTGTGAATTTGCAAGTGGAGATGATCAAACAGTTCCATGTGCAGTTG aaTGAAATGCATGCCTTACTTGAACGATATTCTGTAAATGAAAGCTTAGTAGCTGAAATTGAGAGACTAcgagaggaaaacaaaagactgaGGACTCACTTCTGA